In Fluviispira sanaruensis, a genomic segment contains:
- the rpoN gene encoding RNA polymerase factor sigma-54, protein MALEIKQGLKTSQRISLSAELKNSITILTLGRIELEKFVNEELEKNPCLVDISNSSKREQKNHYEELKYALQKSFNQSDFLEKFNDINRSEEISSANQRKEFPDNSSVNSIHDFIENQISTQRLSPYEKECIHIVLQYIDDNGFFNTKLNVIAENHSIHEDDLIFALEIIQKCEPAGVGARDLQECLLLQYNKLEKKSKIVEKILTEYWEEFQKQNFQKIAKNEKLTLEEVKESFRFIKANLDPRPARQFGTQTNQIIIPDVFVYKRDNEWICSLNENDLPRLKLSKKYTKLIKEIKESMDRKNNKETYKYISENIKSAKWLVRSLEERDKTILKVVDTILKYQKSFFEYGVDFLTPMTLKTVAQELTLHESTISRATSGKYLYSPRGIFELKYFFNASVENNAGKELANESIKQHVADFIRNEDKSKPLSDQEIVEKMFMEKNIKIARRTISKYRESLGILSSAKRIQRF, encoded by the coding sequence ATGGCGCTTGAAATCAAACAAGGACTTAAAACATCACAAAGAATTTCACTTTCAGCTGAGTTAAAAAATTCGATAACAATTTTAACTTTAGGAAGAATTGAGCTTGAAAAGTTTGTCAATGAAGAATTAGAAAAGAATCCTTGTCTTGTTGATATTTCAAATTCCAGTAAAAGAGAACAAAAAAATCATTATGAAGAATTGAAATATGCCTTGCAAAAATCATTTAATCAAAGTGATTTTCTCGAAAAATTTAATGATATAAATAGATCTGAAGAAATTTCTTCAGCGAATCAAAGAAAAGAGTTTCCGGACAATTCCTCTGTCAACTCCATCCATGATTTTATTGAAAATCAAATATCCACTCAACGTCTCAGCCCCTATGAAAAGGAATGTATTCATATAGTACTTCAATATATTGATGACAATGGATTTTTCAATACAAAATTAAACGTTATAGCAGAAAACCATTCTATCCATGAAGATGATCTTATTTTTGCTCTTGAAATTATACAAAAATGCGAACCCGCTGGTGTGGGCGCACGAGATCTACAAGAATGCCTATTGCTTCAGTATAATAAACTCGAGAAAAAATCAAAAATTGTCGAAAAAATACTTACAGAATACTGGGAAGAGTTTCAAAAACAGAATTTTCAAAAAATTGCCAAAAATGAAAAATTGACTTTAGAAGAAGTTAAAGAATCATTTCGTTTTATAAAAGCAAATTTAGATCCAAGACCTGCGAGGCAATTTGGTACTCAAACAAATCAGATTATAATCCCGGATGTTTTTGTCTATAAAAGAGATAATGAGTGGATTTGTAGTTTAAATGAAAACGATTTACCTAGACTCAAACTTTCAAAAAAATATACAAAACTGATCAAAGAAATTAAAGAAAGCATGGATAGAAAAAATAATAAGGAAACGTATAAATATATTTCTGAAAATATTAAATCAGCTAAATGGCTCGTAAGATCTCTTGAAGAAAGAGATAAAACTATTTTAAAAGTTGTTGACACAATTCTTAAATATCAGAAAAGTTTTTTTGAATATGGAGTTGATTTCCTCACCCCAATGACTCTAAAAACAGTGGCACAAGAATTGACTTTACATGAAAGCACAATTTCACGAGCAACATCAGGTAAATATCTTTATTCACCCCGAGGAATTTTTGAATTGAAGTATTTTTTTAACGCCTCAGTCGAGAACAATGCGGGTAAAGAGTTGGCAAATGAATCGATTAAACAGCATGTGGCTGATTTTATTAGAAATGAAGACAAATCAAAACCTCTTTCAGATCAAGAAATTGTTGAAAAGATGTTCATGGAAAAAAACATTAAAATCGCTCGCCGCACTATCTCTAAATACAGAGAATCTTTAGGAATTCTTTCCTCAGCCAAAAGAATCCAAAGGTTTTGA
- a CDS encoding HPF/RaiA family ribosome-associated protein → MRVDVQFVNFPKSKLIQSYVEEKILDCIEKFSANTTSVRAFFSVDGIEHHVKISVIAGKLSTCVNANSNDIGYCIDKVLTKLESSLRKVTKKARHKRAEFSSVSEMSDYSATNLRLRKIRSQKSENIFDKFETHFVSDFEDHVRKVS, encoded by the coding sequence ATGAGAGTCGACGTGCAGTTTGTCAATTTCCCAAAATCAAAATTAATCCAATCCTATGTTGAAGAAAAAATTCTAGATTGCATAGAAAAGTTTTCAGCAAATACAACATCTGTTCGAGCATTTTTTAGTGTAGACGGAATTGAGCATCATGTTAAAATATCTGTTATTGCCGGTAAACTCAGTACATGTGTGAATGCAAATTCTAACGATATCGGTTATTGTATTGATAAAGTTCTCACTAAGTTAGAATCTTCTCTTAGAAAGGTTACTAAAAAAGCACGACACAAACGTGCTGAATTTTCTTCAGTGAGCGAAATGTCAGACTACAGTGCAACAAATTTAAGATTACGCAAAATTAGAAGTCAAAAATCAGAAAATATTTTTGATAAATTTGAAACTCATTTTGTCTCTGACTTTGAGGATCATGTGCGTAAAGTCAGTTAA
- a CDS encoding PTS sugar transporter subunit IIA, translated as MASELLRNLIKEQSTPLYLEARNKEDVIKEISFKISQVKKNLKEEEIFIGLSEREAKASTGVDLGVAIPHTSLNKIVDTELYFFLAPHGIEFSSLDSEPSYLFFVILSPKNPKKPYISSLKIMADICRTMRIDRVRFKLKSAKSLAEVLQILEG; from the coding sequence ATGGCAAGTGAATTACTTCGCAATTTAATTAAAGAGCAATCAACTCCGCTCTACCTAGAAGCTCGCAACAAAGAAGACGTGATAAAGGAAATTTCCTTTAAAATTTCTCAAGTAAAAAAAAATCTTAAAGAAGAAGAAATATTTATAGGTCTTTCAGAAAGAGAGGCGAAAGCAAGCACAGGTGTGGATCTCGGAGTTGCAATACCGCATACTTCTTTAAATAAAATAGTTGACACTGAACTTTATTTTTTTCTAGCCCCGCATGGCATAGAGTTTAGCTCACTCGACTCCGAACCTTCTTATCTATTTTTCGTTATTCTTTCACCTAAAAACCCCAAAAAACCATATATTTCTTCCTTAAAAATCATGGCTGATATATGCAGAACTATGCGCATTGATCGGGTAAGATTTAAGCTCAAATCGGCGAAGAGTTTAGCTGAAGTGTTACAAATCTTGGAGGGGTAA